CGAGTGGGGTTTCAGGTTCTCCGGATCGACGTGCCGTGGATCACTCGAGCGGGGGTGCGGGCGAATCGCGGAAGGTCTCCACGCAGGCCGCCCCCGTGCACGCCGGGTCGACCGGATAGGCCTCGCTCGCGCGGTCCGGGAAGATCGCGAGGGCCAGCACGATGCCGAGCAGCACCGGCAGCGCCGCCGTCCAGCGGGCGCGGCGCAGCACCAGCAGCAGGAATCCGCCCGCCCCGAGGCCGCCGAACAACACCAATTGTCCAATGTGGACGTCGAGTGCGACGGTGGTGTACGGGGAATTCGGTCCGCGCAGCACGGGCGACAGCAGCTCCACCGCGATCGGCAACCCGCCCTCCGGGGTGAACATCTGCGGCCCCTTCTGGAGCACCACCGTCACCGCGAACGCCGCGAGCGTAGCCATCGCGGGCGTGACCGGGACCGGCAGCGCATTCCCCAGTCCCATCCCGGCCACCGCGCCCGCCACCAGCGCGAGCGCGCCGATCAGCAGCGGTGCCACCCAATCGGCCGAGTACCAGCTCGCGCGGCTCGCGACGCGCGCCGCGCCGAACGCCAACGGCACCAGCATCGCCACCACCAGGCAGCCCGCCACGGGAGCGACCAGCAGTGCCATCCGGTGCCAGGCCGGGCGCGGAGTGCCCGCCAGCACCTCGTCCAGCCGGGCGCGGCGCCGCGCACAACCCAGCCATGCGCCCACCCCGACCACCACCGGCCAGGTGGCGACCAGCTGGTGGCGCTGCCACAGCACCAGCGCCGTCCACTGCTCGTCCCACTGCGCGCCGCCGTGCGCCCACGGGCCCGTCATGTTCAGCAGCACCACGGTCGGCAGCAGGAAACCCGCCGCGCACCAGAGCGCGCCGGACCGGCGCAGCTCGATCAGCAGCAGCCGCCCGATCACGCCGCCGACCCCCGCCGCGCGAGCAACGCCGAATAGCCGCGCTCGCTCGCGGTGTCCCCGTCGTCGGAATCGGTGCCCGCCGCCGCCAACTCGTCCGGAGCGCCCCGGAAGACGAGCCGGCCCTCGTCGAGCAACAGCACCGAATCGCAGGCGGCGGCGACGTCCTCCACCAGGTGCGTCGAGACGACGACGCACGTGTCGGAACCGAGCTCGCGCAGCAGATCCCGGAACCGCATCCGCAGCGTCGGGTCGAGCCCCGCCGTCGGCTCGTCCAGCAGCACCACGCGCGGATCGTTGACGATGGCCTGCGCGATCCCGGCCCGGCGCACCATTCCGCCGGACAACGTGCGCATCCGGTCATCCGCCCGATCGGCCAGCCCCACCCGCTCGATCGCCCGCTGCACCGCTCCCGGAACCTCCGCGGTCGGCATCTCCTTGAGCCACGCCAGGTACGTCACGAACTCGCGGACCGTGAACCGGCGGTAGTAGCCGAACTCCTGCGGCAGGTACCCGACGCGGCGCCGCACTTCCCGCAACGCGGGCGAACCCGCGGGCACTCCGAGCAGCTCCAGCTCACCGCGTCGCGGGCGCAGCACGGTGGCCATCGCCGAGAGCAGGGTGCTCTTGCCCGCCCCGTTCGGGCCGAGCAGCCCGTGCACACCGGTGCCCAGCTCCAGATCCAGCTCGTGCACCGCGATCCGGCGGCCCGCCCGCAACGTGAGACCCGCCGCGCGGACCTCGTGCGCGTACGTGGTCGGCGCCGTCTCGGCGGCGGTCACTCGTCGTGCCACGATCTCCCCTTTCATCCTCCGGCGAGGCGGGTGAACGCCTCCGCTCGCGCCACCAGCACCACTGCGGAGACCACCGCGATGCCCGCCCACACCGGCGTGGTCGTCCACGCCAGCACCGCCGCGGGCAGCTCGGCGACGAACAGCGCGCCGCCGACCAGCAGCAACCAGGTTCCCGCCACCCCGAGCGTCGCCCGGTGCACCCCGACGGCACTGCCGAGCGCCAGCGACGACGCCGTGCACGCCGCACTCGGCAGCAGCCACAGCAGCGGAGAAGTGCCGACCAGCAGGCTCGCGCCCGTCAGCAGCGGCACCACCGCCACCAGTGCCGCGAACGTCCGGCGCAGCACCAGCGCCAGCCCGGCACGCGGCGTCGCCACCACCAGTTCGTGCATCGGATCGAGCCCCGTGGACCAGGCCGCGGCCACGCCCAGCACCGGGACCACCGGCGCGAGCAGCAGCAGCGGCGAATCCCCGTCGGGCCCGCCGGAGACGAGCGCGACCAGCACGGCGAACGCCGCCACCAGCAGCGCACCGGCGATCCACGGCACCATCGCGGGCGCCGCCCACGTGTCGAGCGCGTGCCGGAACCGGCGGTGCGGCGCGGGCGCGACGCGGCCGAGCCGCGGGGCGATCCCCTCCCACGCGCCGAGGACCAGCGCGGACACCTGCTCGTCCGGCACCTCCGCGAGGCGGGCGCGGCACTCGGCGCACGATTCGAGGTGGCCCTCCAGCGCCCACTCCTGCTCCGGACCGATGGTGGTGTCGCCGCGGACGTAGCCGGCGATCAACTCCTCGGAGGCGTGCTCGGTCATGTCAGGGCCTCCCGCATCGCGATCCGCGCGCGTCGCGCTCGGGTCTTCACCGTTCCTTCGGGGAGTCCCAGCAGAGCCGAGGTCTCCCGCACCGACAGGCCGTCGAGCACCATCGCCTGCAGCACCTGCCGCAGCTCGGGCGCCAGCCGGTTCAGCGCGCCCCCGAGCTCGCCGCTGACGGCGCCCTCCAGCGCGACCTCCTCGGCGGCGGGCGAGCTCGGCGGTTCCGCCGCGGCCGGAGGTGGGGCGGCGTGCCGGGCGCGGCGGCGGAACGCGTCCACCAGGCGGCGCGAGGCGATCGTCCACAACCACCCGGCCGACCCACCGTCCACATCGGATCCGGTGAAGGTGCCGGCCGCTCGCCACACGGCGACGAAGGTCTCCTGCAGCACGTCCGCGACGATCTGGTCATCGGCGCACCGCCGCCGCAGCCGCACCGTCAACCACGGCGCGGTCCGGCGGTACAGCTCCTCGAAGGCTCGCTGATCGCCCTTGGCGACCAGCCGCACGAGCGCGCCGTCCTCGGCCCGCTCGATCGTCGCTCGACCCCATCCCACCTCCCGCAAGACGCCCCACCCCCGCCGCAGGTTCTCCCCGGCGCTGTGCCTTGGGTCACACCTAGTGAACGGCCCATCCGCCCAACCAGATGGGACCAACGGTCCGTTCACCCATCCCGAACCCGGCACGTCGGCTGGTATCGCCGGATCGGAGTGAACGGACCGTTCGTCCAAGGAGATTGGGCGAACGGTCCGTTCACTCCACTGGAACCGCGCTGCTTCGGCGTGTGCCTCGAACTGGGGTGCCGGCTGGGTGGGGAGGGGATGTGGGTGAACGGACCGTTCGTCCAGTGGGATTGGGCGAACGGTCCGTTCACTTGAGGCGCGATGCGCCCCGGTGCGGGTCAGGCGGCGGGGGTGTGGGTGGCTCGGCTGATCTGGTCTTGGAGGGATCGGCGGAGTTCGGGGTGGTCGGGGCCGGTGCCGATGTCGGCGGGCATCGGAGCGGGTGCCGAGGTCACCGGGCCGTCGACGGGGAACACCTCGTCCTCGCCGAGCAGCGGCACGG
This window of the Saccharopolyspora gloriosae genome carries:
- a CDS encoding ABC transporter ATP-binding protein, with the protein product MKGEIVARRVTAAETAPTTYAHEVRAAGLTLRAGRRIAVHELDLELGTGVHGLLGPNGAGKSTLLSAMATVLRPRRGELELLGVPAGSPALREVRRRVGYLPQEFGYYRRFTVREFVTYLAWLKEMPTAEVPGAVQRAIERVGLADRADDRMRTLSGGMVRRAGIAQAIVNDPRVVLLDEPTAGLDPTLRMRFRDLLRELGSDTCVVVSTHLVEDVAAACDSVLLLDEGRLVFRGAPDELAAAGTDSDDGDTASERGYSALLARRGSAA
- a CDS encoding zf-HC2 domain-containing protein encodes the protein MTEHASEELIAGYVRGDTTIGPEQEWALEGHLESCAECRARLAEVPDEQVSALVLGAWEGIAPRLGRVAPAPHRRFRHALDTWAAPAMVPWIAGALLVAAFAVLVALVSGGPDGDSPLLLLAPVVPVLGVAAAWSTGLDPMHELVVATPRAGLALVLRRTFAALVAVVPLLTGASLLVGTSPLLWLLPSAACTASSLALGSAVGVHRATLGVAGTWLLLVGGALFVAELPAAVLAWTTTPVWAGIAVVSAVVLVARAEAFTRLAGG
- a CDS encoding sigma-70 family RNA polymerase sigma factor codes for the protein MGWGRATIERAEDGALVRLVAKGDQRAFEELYRRTAPWLTVRLRRRCADDQIVADVLQETFVAVWRAAGTFTGSDVDGGSAGWLWTIASRRLVDAFRRRARHAAPPPAAAEPPSSPAAEEVALEGAVSGELGGALNRLAPELRQVLQAMVLDGLSVRETSALLGLPEGTVKTRARRARIAMREALT